From Mytilus edulis chromosome 8, xbMytEdul2.2, whole genome shotgun sequence, one genomic window encodes:
- the LOC139483953 gene encoding putative ATP-dependent DNA helicase Q1 — translation MADYEIQLRRLGLGHPNILLKPKQIEVLDEIRKGTLETVAILPTGYGKSLIYQLAPLILDGTVIVFSPLSVIQEEQVKQLKNSEALKCCILNTRGRLLTAGNEENIQDLKCDIDTSDISNCNLIFAHPEAFFCTSEGNDLLDSSSFKSSVKAIFIDECHKVADWGKSFRKAFEHLKELPGFFPGVPRLGLHLLKGKDYA, via the exons ATGGCGGATTACGAAATCCAGCTTAGACGTCTTGGACTTGGTCATCCTAACATACTACTCAAACCTAAACAAATTGAAGTGTTGGACGAAATCAGAAAAGGAACACTTGAAACAGTTGCGATTTTGCCAACTGGTTATGGAAAGAGCCTCATATACCAACTGGCTCCGCTAATCTTGGACGGCACTGTGATTGTTTTTTCACCTCTCAGTGTCATCCAAGAAGAGCAAGTAAAACAGTTGAAGAACTCAGAAGCACTGAAATGTTGTATATTAAATACCAGG GGAAGACTGTTGACTGCAGGGAATGAGGAAAATATCCAAGATCTTAAGTGTGATATAGATACTTCAGATATATCCAATTGTAACTTAATATTTGCTCATCCAGAAGCCTTCTTCTGTACTTCAGAAGGAAATGATCTTTTGGATTCCTCTAG TTTCAAATCTTCAGTGAAGGCAATTTTTATTGACGAATGTCATAAAGTTGCAGATTG gGGGAAATCCTTCAGGAAAGCTTTTGAACACCTGAAAGAGCTTCCAGGATTTTTTCCAGGAGTACCAAGATTGGGACTTCATTTGCTAAAAGGTAAAGATTATGCTTAG
- the LOC139484844 gene encoding uncharacterized protein — protein sequence MSCNACYTTNSWRFHSLKSDLFSFFDKFTKNFVSVYIPTTKKQTLCNSCYCTLKKLKEWSENIYRTERIDTFSDHAVFQEQHVNQLVTDTGISPDPQIIDCLRNGHFGSIDLEPGLSHTVGPAGDAGSIDKSDINDTVIQEEDCILSSGVKRSFTNDHSYINHKGHNASDSNDHEYSCNLHTEEDEEDDEDVNILCQDRTKQILKLLNLKSNAAYDYPSMLRTCSQTDLSEKDIFMSIIEEMKTRYY from the exons atgtCTTGCAATGCTTGTTATACCACAAATTCGTGGAGATTTCATTCCTTGAAATCTgaccttttttcttttttcgacAAATTTACAAAGAATTTTGTATCAGTTTACATTCCAACTaccaaaaaacaaacattgtgtAACTCCTGCTATTGTACGTTAAAGAAATTGAAAGAGTGGAGTGAGAACATATACAG AACTGAGAGAATTGATACATTTAGTGATCATGCTGTGTTTCAGGAACAACATGTCAATCAATTGGTTACTGACACAGG AATTTCACCTGATCCACAGATAATTGATTGTTTAAGGAATGGTCACTTTGGTTCCATTGA TCTAGAACCTGGTCTATCACATACAGTTGGTCCTGCAGGGGATGCTGGCAGTATAGACAAATCAGA TATAAATGACACAGTTATTCAAGAGGAGGATTGCATACTATCATCAGGAGTAAAAAGATCTTTTACAAA tGACCATTCATATATCAACCACAAAGGGCACAATGCAAGTGATTCAAATGACCATGAATATTCCTGTAACTTGCACACAGAAGAGGATGAAGAAGATGATGAAGACGTCAATATTTTATGTCAGGatagaacaaaacaaatattaaaactaCTCAATTTAAAGAGTAATGCTGCATATGACTACCCAAGCATGTTAAGGACTTGTAGTCAGACAGATCTTAGCGAAAAAGACATCTTCATGAGCATTATTGAAGAAATGAAAACACGGTATTATTAA
- the LOC139484845 gene encoding uncharacterized protein — protein MVDNMVPFPKYIVEEFKEKTDLWVKSTLQQVIAASTAEEVEYGCRKELVSTIQYPYTTGTRILFPIVFMSNTTALQKIPAVQQLILPPLTSSARPSSLHLVLMPTKPRHIIEYYTNLQVKDLDMDFDVYIQVLC, from the exons atggtggataatATGGTACCATTTCCAAAATAT ATTGTAGaagaattcaaagagaaaactGACCTGTGGGTTAAATCTACCCTGCAGCAGGTGATTGCAGCCTCGACAGCAGAGGAAGTAGAGTATGGATGCAGAAAAGAGCTGGTCTCGACTATTCAATATCCATACACTACAGGGACCCGAATA CTGTTTCCCATTGTTTTCATGTCCAATACAACAGCACTGCAAAAAATACCAGCAGTACAGCAGCTGATCCTGCCACCATTGACATCCTCAGCTAGACCATCATCTTTACACTTGGTTTTGATGCCTACCAAGCCAAGACATAT cattGAATACTACACAAATTTACAGGTTAAAGACCTTGATATGGATTTCGAT GTTTATATACAAGTTCTATGTTAA